A genomic stretch from Thauera sp. GDN1 includes:
- a CDS encoding AarF/UbiB family protein, translating to MLLQALGAARDLARAHEIATVLVRYGFSDLVRRVGLGNALERAGKALHWRAPEVLAHMETPERIRRTLEELGPTFVKLGQVLATRVDLFPPEWIAEFGKLQDAAPAEPWERIRAQLAEDLGADPETVFAELDPAPVAAASLAQVHRARLADGRAVVLKVRRPGIRPQVEADLNLLSRLADLIDAEAPELRRYRPREVVHEFTLSLRRELDFAAECRNAERIAGKLAGHADIVIPAIHWTWCGERLNVQDRIDGIPGRRLDLVDAAGLDRKALARSGAAAVLKMMLEDGLFHADPHPGNVFYLPGNRIALIDFGMVGRLSEARRHEVAVMLLGLVSGDAETVAEVMQEWRSGDEGDSDTSPERLRRDIEAFVDQYKGVPLKRLDLTAMLSDLMALLRDHGLALPPDLALMIKAFITLEGLGRQLDPDFDLAGEVRPLLEQVLAAHHAPAAIARRGLRGLGSTLDLVTGLPQDLRDLLRAGRRGKLQIQVDVVALKRTVDQLDRAISRMTLGIVTAALIIGTAILMAVVRDPGLASLRTLGLLGFLGAVAGGLWVLVSIWRSGRR from the coding sequence ATGCTGCTGCAAGCCCTCGGCGCGGCCCGCGACCTGGCCCGCGCGCACGAGATCGCCACCGTGCTCGTGCGCTACGGCTTCAGCGACCTGGTGCGCCGCGTCGGCCTCGGCAACGCCCTCGAGCGCGCCGGCAAGGCGCTGCACTGGCGCGCGCCGGAAGTCCTCGCCCACATGGAGACACCCGAGCGCATCCGGCGCACGCTGGAGGAACTCGGCCCCACCTTCGTCAAGCTCGGCCAGGTGCTCGCCACCCGCGTGGACCTGTTCCCGCCGGAGTGGATCGCCGAGTTCGGCAAGCTGCAGGACGCCGCCCCCGCCGAGCCCTGGGAGCGCATCCGCGCGCAACTGGCCGAGGACCTCGGCGCCGACCCGGAGACGGTTTTCGCCGAGCTCGACCCGGCACCGGTGGCCGCCGCCTCGCTCGCCCAGGTGCATCGCGCGCGCCTCGCCGACGGCCGCGCGGTCGTGCTGAAGGTGCGCCGGCCGGGCATCCGCCCGCAGGTCGAGGCCGACCTCAACCTGCTCTCCCGCCTGGCCGACCTGATCGACGCCGAGGCGCCCGAGCTGCGCCGCTACCGTCCACGCGAGGTGGTGCACGAATTCACCCTGTCGCTGCGCCGCGAGCTCGACTTCGCGGCCGAGTGCCGCAACGCCGAGCGCATCGCCGGCAAGCTCGCCGGCCACGCGGACATCGTGATCCCGGCCATCCACTGGACCTGGTGCGGCGAACGCCTCAACGTGCAGGACCGGATCGACGGCATTCCCGGCCGCCGCCTCGACCTGGTCGACGCCGCCGGCCTCGACCGCAAGGCGCTCGCGCGCAGCGGCGCCGCCGCGGTGCTGAAGATGATGCTGGAGGACGGCCTGTTCCACGCCGACCCGCACCCCGGCAACGTGTTCTACCTGCCCGGCAACCGCATCGCGCTGATCGACTTCGGCATGGTCGGCCGGCTGTCGGAGGCGCGCCGCCACGAGGTCGCGGTGATGCTGCTCGGCCTGGTCTCGGGCGACGCGGAGACGGTGGCCGAGGTCATGCAGGAATGGCGCAGCGGCGACGAAGGCGACAGCGACACCTCGCCCGAACGCCTGCGCCGCGACATCGAGGCCTTCGTCGACCAGTACAAGGGCGTGCCGCTCAAGCGTCTCGACCTCACCGCGATGCTGTCGGACCTGATGGCGCTGCTGCGCGATCACGGCCTGGCGCTGCCGCCCGACCTGGCGCTGATGATCAAGGCCTTCATCACCCTCGAAGGCCTGGGCCGCCAGCTCGACCCCGACTTCGACCTCGCCGGCGAGGTGCGCCCGCTGCTGGAGCAGGTCCTCGCCGCCCACCACGCCCCCGCCGCCATCGCCCGCCGCGGCCTGCGCGGCCTGGGCAGCACGCTGGACCTGGTCACCGGCCTGCCGCAGGACCTGCGCGACCTGCTGCGCGCCGGGCGGCGCGGCAAGCTGCAGATCCAGGTCGACGTGGTCGCGCTCAAGCGCACGGTCGACCAGCTCGACCGTGCGATCAGCCGCATGACCCTGGGCATCGTCACCGCCGCGCTGATCATCGGCACCGCGATCCTGATGGCGGTGGTGCGCGACCCCGGCCTGGCCAGCCTGCGCACCCTCGGCCTGCTCGGCTTCCTCGGCGCGGTCGCCGGCGGGCTGTGGGTGCTGGTGTCGATCTGGCGCAGCGGACGGCGCTGA
- a CDS encoding spermidine synthase-like protein, producing the protein MTHLLELPSPFPSEPGLVRLLEAPGSDPAELAARLVEGRYDKPFVLENGGLRALHFSLGYVQSIMDIANPAALVLAYAQRMMAFLLFNPRPRRITLLGLGGGSLASFCHRHLPAADLTALEIDPQVIALRELFGVPPDDERFRVVAGDGVHWIEHATTRCDVLLIDAFGAEGVAGELLESDFYSHACRHLTGRGILVMNLAGEREGYAPHVARVLEVFDERVIAIPVREDGNHILFAFRDPAFAPRWHWLRSQAQALQGRLGLDFPAFAQQLEAGERQGHAQRLAR; encoded by the coding sequence ATGACGCACCTGCTCGAACTGCCCAGCCCCTTCCCCTCCGAACCCGGCCTCGTGCGCCTGCTCGAAGCGCCCGGCAGCGATCCGGCCGAGCTCGCCGCGCGCCTGGTCGAGGGCCGCTACGACAAGCCCTTCGTGCTCGAGAACGGCGGCCTGCGCGCGCTGCATTTCAGCCTCGGCTACGTGCAGAGCATCATGGACATCGCCAACCCGGCGGCGCTGGTGCTGGCCTACGCCCAGCGCATGATGGCCTTCCTGCTCTTCAACCCGCGCCCGCGGCGGATCACCCTGCTCGGGCTGGGCGGCGGCTCGCTGGCCAGCTTCTGCCACCGCCACCTGCCCGCGGCCGATCTCACCGCGCTCGAGATCGACCCGCAGGTGATCGCGCTGCGCGAGCTGTTCGGCGTGCCGCCCGACGACGAGCGCTTCCGTGTCGTCGCCGGCGACGGCGTGCATTGGATCGAGCACGCGACCACGCGCTGCGACGTGCTGCTGATCGACGCCTTCGGCGCCGAGGGCGTGGCGGGCGAGCTGCTCGAGTCGGATTTCTACAGCCACGCCTGCCGCCACCTGACGGGGCGGGGCATCCTGGTCATGAACCTGGCCGGCGAGCGCGAGGGCTACGCGCCGCACGTGGCGCGCGTGCTGGAAGTGTTCGACGAGCGCGTGATCGCCATTCCGGTGCGCGAGGACGGCAACCACATCCTGTTCGCCTTCCGCGACCCGGCCTTCGCGCCGCGCTGGCACTGGCTGCGCAGCCAGGCACAGGCGCTGCAGGGCCGGCTCGGACTCGACTTCCCGGCTTTCGCCCAGCAGCTCGAGGCCGGGGAGCGCCAGGGCCACGCGCAGCGCCTGGCACGCTGA
- a CDS encoding DUF3617 domain-containing protein, which translates to MTIRRSAVLVLALAGLVPAAHAAADIRPGLWEFRSTRLSVGGLPDMSSQMAQLQQQLKNLPADTRRMIEQQMAQRGVSLGQDGTVRSCITPEQARQDTIYSGKVEGNCTLSDVMKGGDTVIGKLRCTDPDATGSFQARVASPERFTTRVTMQSARGDLDVETEGRWLAAQCGG; encoded by the coding sequence ATGACAATCCGCCGCTCCGCCGTGCTCGTCCTTGCGCTCGCCGGCCTCGTGCCCGCCGCCCACGCCGCCGCCGACATCCGTCCCGGCCTGTGGGAGTTCCGTTCCACCCGTCTGAGCGTCGGCGGCCTGCCCGACATGTCTTCGCAGATGGCGCAACTGCAGCAGCAGCTCAAGAACCTGCCCGCCGACACCCGGCGCATGATCGAGCAGCAGATGGCGCAGCGCGGCGTCAGCCTCGGCCAGGACGGCACGGTGCGCAGCTGCATCACGCCCGAGCAGGCGCGCCAGGACACGATCTACTCCGGCAAGGTCGAGGGCAACTGCACGCTGAGCGACGTGATGAAGGGCGGCGACACGGTGATCGGCAAGCTGCGCTGCACCGACCCGGACGCCACCGGCAGTTTCCAGGCGCGGGTCGCCAGCCCCGAGCGCTTCACCACCCGGGTGACGATGCAGTCCGCGCGCGGCGATCTCGACGTCGAGACCGAGGGCCGCTGGCTGGCGGCGCAGTGCGGGGGCTGA
- a CDS encoding ADP-ribosylglycohydrolase family protein → MSAVDHEADPAALVDRAAGALMGAFIGDALALGPHWYYDLDELRARYDEWISDYTAPMPDHYHAGMKAGESSQAGILLRLTLDSLAERGGYDEADFCRRMDEAFFPQLDGTPMHGPGGYTSQSIREAWRKRVQQGLPWGQVAGNADTTEAAERTLAIAVRYALDPAALADAVTRNTVLTQTDGTVVAMTVAFGAVLGMLVEGCPLDASISARLMARVKTGALPFHTVTTGNLQAPRPGAAEAPTAGRFPSPDALLTQSSIARAARDPDVRIEPAWKVSLVYGMPCAVYHQFPAAYYLAARFADDFESAVLHAVNGGGQNLARALLTGALAGAQVGLSGIPARFIDGLADHAALLALCERVATAMASSRA, encoded by the coding sequence ATGAGCGCCGTCGACCACGAGGCCGATCCTGCCGCCCTCGTCGATCGCGCCGCCGGCGCGCTGATGGGGGCCTTCATCGGCGACGCGCTGGCGCTCGGGCCGCACTGGTACTACGACCTCGACGAGCTGCGCGCCCGCTATGACGAGTGGATCTCCGACTACACCGCACCGATGCCCGACCACTACCACGCCGGGATGAAGGCGGGCGAGTCCTCGCAGGCCGGCATCCTGCTGCGGCTCACGCTGGATTCGCTCGCCGAGCGCGGCGGCTACGACGAGGCCGACTTCTGCCGGCGGATGGACGAGGCGTTCTTCCCGCAACTCGACGGTACTCCGATGCACGGGCCCGGCGGCTACACCAGCCAGTCGATCCGCGAGGCCTGGCGCAAGCGCGTGCAGCAGGGCCTGCCCTGGGGTCAGGTCGCCGGCAACGCCGACACCACCGAAGCCGCCGAGCGCACGCTGGCGATCGCGGTGCGCTACGCGCTCGATCCCGCCGCGCTCGCCGACGCCGTCACCCGCAACACCGTGCTCACCCAGACCGACGGCACCGTGGTGGCGATGACGGTGGCCTTCGGCGCGGTGCTCGGCATGCTGGTCGAGGGTTGCCCTCTCGACGCGTCGATCTCGGCCCGGCTGATGGCGCGGGTCAAGACCGGCGCGCTGCCCTTCCACACCGTCACCACCGGCAACCTGCAGGCGCCCAGGCCCGGTGCCGCCGAGGCGCCGACCGCCGGCCGTTTCCCGTCGCCGGATGCGCTGCTCACGCAATCCTCGATCGCCCGTGCGGCCCGCGACCCGGACGTGCGCATCGAGCCGGCGTGGAAGGTGTCGCTGGTGTATGGCATGCCGTGCGCGGTCTATCACCAGTTCCCCGCCGCCTACTATCTGGCGGCGCGCTTCGCCGACGACTTCGAGTCCGCGGTGTTGCACGCGGTCAATGGCGGCGGGCAGAACCTGGCGCGCGCGCTGCTGACTGGCGCGCTGGCGGGGGCGCAGGTGGGCCTGAGCGGCATCCCGGCGCGCTTCATCGACGGGCTGGCCGATCACGCGGCGCTGCTTGCGCTGTGCGAGCGTGTGGCGACGGCGATGGCGAGTTCCCGCGCCTGA
- the ovoA gene encoding 5-histidylcysteine sulfoxide synthase: protein MTAPTAATPRRDAAATTPAQAPARTPAPRFPRTPLLAGTDVEAKRAELLQYFHATFDRYESLFEVLACDEAYYRKPISLRHPLIFYFGHTATFFINKFMLAGLIEQRIDPRLESMFAVGVDEMSWDDLDDTRYDWPTVAEVAAYRDKVRAVVDRVIRETPFTLPIGWKDPSWAVVMGIEHERIHLETSSVLMRQHALHYVKPHPAWPPCAEHGEPPANALVDIPAGVVQLGRSFDEPIYGWDNEYGSHRAEVPGFQAARYLVSNREYLGFVEAGGYADDGLWDEEGLGWKRYARAEHPSFWVPDADGWKLRLMAEEVPMRWDWPAEVNCLEARAFCRWKARETGQPVRLPTEDEWNRIYDHVGLADVPHDAPAKANLHLDHWASSCPVTRFAHGELFDVVGNVWQWCETPTYPFDGFDVHPIYDDFTTPTFDDRHAIIKGGSWISAGNESRHASRYAFRRHFFQHAGFRYIVSDAPALNPASTYETDALLSQYAEFHYGDEVFGVPNFPKALADIAIGAQRRFGKGKFGRALDLGCATGRASFELARAFERVVGIDFSARFIQAGAKLAETGALRYTMPDEGELVTYHERRLDALGLAETAGRVEFWQGDACNLKDVFTGFDLILAANLIDRLYSPRRFLADVARRLNPGGLLLLASPYTWLEEHTKREEWIGGFKKDGESYTTLDGLKDLLAAEFELVQGPQAVPFVIRETRRKHQHTLSELTIWRKRA, encoded by the coding sequence ATGACTGCACCCACCGCCGCCACCCCGCGCCGTGACGCCGCTGCAACAACGCCAGCCCAAGCCCCTGCGCGCACCCCGGCGCCGCGCTTCCCCCGCACCCCGCTGCTCGCCGGCACCGACGTCGAGGCCAAGCGCGCCGAGCTGCTGCAATATTTCCACGCCACCTTCGACCGCTACGAGTCGCTGTTCGAGGTGCTCGCCTGCGACGAGGCCTACTACCGGAAGCCGATCAGCCTGCGCCACCCGCTGATCTTCTACTTCGGCCACACCGCGACCTTCTTCATCAACAAGTTCATGCTCGCCGGCCTGATCGAGCAGCGCATCGATCCGCGCCTCGAATCCATGTTCGCGGTCGGCGTCGACGAGATGAGCTGGGACGACCTCGACGACACCCGCTACGACTGGCCCACCGTGGCCGAGGTCGCCGCCTACCGCGACAAGGTGCGCGCGGTGGTCGACCGCGTGATCCGCGAGACGCCCTTCACGTTGCCGATCGGCTGGAAGGATCCGTCCTGGGCGGTGGTGATGGGCATCGAGCACGAGCGCATCCACCTCGAGACCTCGTCGGTGCTGATGCGCCAGCACGCGCTGCACTACGTCAAGCCGCATCCCGCCTGGCCGCCCTGCGCCGAGCACGGCGAGCCGCCGGCCAACGCGCTGGTCGACATCCCCGCCGGCGTCGTGCAGCTCGGCCGCAGCTTCGACGAGCCGATCTACGGCTGGGACAACGAATACGGCAGCCACCGCGCCGAGGTGCCGGGCTTCCAGGCGGCGCGTTACCTGGTCAGCAACCGCGAATACCTCGGCTTCGTCGAGGCCGGCGGCTATGCCGACGACGGCCTGTGGGACGAGGAGGGCCTGGGCTGGAAACGTTACGCGCGCGCCGAGCATCCCAGCTTCTGGGTGCCGGATGCCGATGGCTGGAAACTGCGCCTGATGGCCGAAGAGGTGCCGATGCGCTGGGACTGGCCCGCCGAGGTCAACTGCCTGGAAGCGCGCGCATTTTGTCGCTGGAAGGCGCGCGAGACCGGCCAGCCGGTGCGCCTGCCGACCGAGGACGAGTGGAACCGCATCTACGACCACGTGGGCCTCGCCGACGTGCCGCACGACGCACCGGCCAAGGCCAATCTGCACCTGGACCACTGGGCCTCGAGCTGCCCGGTGACGCGCTTCGCCCACGGCGAGCTGTTCGACGTGGTCGGCAACGTCTGGCAGTGGTGCGAGACGCCGACCTATCCCTTCGACGGCTTCGACGTGCATCCGATCTACGACGACTTCACCACGCCGACCTTCGACGACCGCCACGCCATCATCAAGGGTGGAAGCTGGATCTCGGCCGGCAACGAGTCGCGCCACGCCTCGCGCTACGCCTTCCGTCGCCACTTCTTCCAGCACGCGGGCTTCCGCTACATCGTCAGCGACGCACCGGCGCTCAATCCGGCCTCGACCTACGAGACCGACGCGCTGCTGTCGCAGTACGCCGAGTTCCACTACGGCGACGAGGTCTTCGGCGTGCCGAACTTCCCGAAGGCCCTCGCCGACATCGCGATCGGCGCCCAGCGCCGCTTCGGCAAAGGCAAGTTCGGCCGCGCGCTGGACCTGGGCTGCGCCACCGGCCGCGCCAGCTTCGAGCTCGCGCGCGCCTTCGAGCGCGTGGTCGGCATCGATTTCTCGGCGCGCTTCATCCAGGCCGGCGCCAAGCTCGCCGAGACCGGCGCGCTGCGCTACACCATGCCCGACGAGGGCGAGCTGGTGACCTACCACGAGCGCCGGCTCGACGCGCTCGGCCTGGCCGAGACCGCCGGCCGCGTCGAGTTCTGGCAGGGCGACGCCTGCAACCTCAAGGACGTCTTCACCGGCTTCGATCTCATCCTCGCCGCCAACCTGATCGACCGCCTGTACAGCCCGCGCCGCTTCCTGGCCGATGTCGCGCGCCGGCTCAACCCCGGCGGCCTGCTGCTGCTCGCCTCGCCCTACACCTGGCTGGAAGAGCACACCAAGCGCGAGGAATGGATCGGCGGCTTCAAGAAGGACGGCGAGTCGTACACCACGCTCGACGGCCTGAAGGACCTGCTCGCCGCCGAGTTCGAGCTGGTGCAGGGGCCGCAGGCGGTGCCTTTCGTGATCCGCGAGACGCGGCGCAAGCACCAGCACACGCTGTCGGAGCTCACCATCTGGAGAAAGCGCGCATGA
- a CDS encoding cupin domain-containing protein, whose protein sequence is MSKPITVLRDTVPVPILDACKWERIAGEPHTVNLNAYTSKDGTKIMGTWICTPGKWRVAYEKWEYCDFREGYCIITPDGGEPIHLKAGDIFIVEPGMKGTWEVVETVRKYFVFA, encoded by the coding sequence ATGAGCAAGCCCATCACCGTTCTCCGCGATACCGTGCCCGTGCCGATCCTGGATGCCTGCAAATGGGAGCGCATCGCCGGCGAGCCGCACACCGTCAACCTGAACGCCTACACCTCGAAAGACGGCACGAAGATCATGGGCACCTGGATCTGCACGCCGGGCAAATGGCGGGTCGCCTATGAGAAATGGGAATACTGCGACTTCCGCGAAGGCTACTGCATCATCACCCCCGACGGCGGCGAGCCGATCCACCTCAAGGCCGGCGACATCTTCATCGTCGAGCCTGGCATGAAGGGCACCTGGGAAGTGGTCGAGACCGTGCGGAAGTACTTCGTGTTCGCCTGA
- a CDS encoding cytochrome b/b6 domain-containing protein: MRSTHSDSSVRVWDPFVRVFHWSLVSCVVLNYFVVEDGETAHQVIGYIAAGLVLARVVWGFVGSRYARFDDFFPTPARLRAQLAALRSGQHPFHPGHSPLGALMMFALMALVLALGVTGFLQTTDAFWGDERMQEIHELLASALIALAGGHGLVAVVLGRVERVNLVGAMFTGVKRRPGDQPELR; this comes from the coding sequence ATGCGCTCGACCCACTCCGATTCTTCCGTGCGGGTCTGGGACCCGTTCGTGCGCGTCTTCCACTGGAGCCTGGTGAGTTGCGTCGTCCTCAACTACTTCGTGGTCGAGGACGGCGAGACGGCGCACCAGGTGATCGGCTACATCGCCGCCGGCCTCGTCCTTGCCCGCGTGGTGTGGGGCTTCGTCGGCAGCCGGTACGCGCGCTTCGACGACTTCTTCCCGACCCCGGCACGGCTGCGCGCCCAGCTGGCTGCGCTGCGGAGCGGCCAGCACCCCTTCCATCCCGGCCACAGCCCGCTCGGGGCGCTGATGATGTTCGCGCTGATGGCGCTGGTGTTGGCGCTCGGTGTGACCGGCTTCCTGCAGACCACCGACGCCTTCTGGGGCGACGAGCGGATGCAGGAGATCCACGAGCTGCTCGCGTCGGCGCTGATCGCGCTCGCCGGCGGGCACGGCCTGGTGGCGGTCGTCCTGGGTCGGGTGGAGCGGGTGAACCTGGTCGGTGCCATGTTCACCGGCGTCAAGCGCAGGCCCGGGGATCAGCCGGAGCTGCGCTGA
- a CDS encoding PepSY domain-containing protein, which produces MNRILALAAAALVSTSALAGPTCTAPKEKWMKEADFKAKVEAQGYKIKTFKVTKNDCYEIYGFDKDGKKVEIYFDPATGAELERK; this is translated from the coding sequence CGCATTCTCGCACTCGCCGCCGCCGCGCTGGTTTCGACTTCGGCCCTCGCCGGCCCTACCTGTACCGCACCCAAGGAAAAATGGATGAAGGAGGCCGACTTCAAGGCCAAGGTCGAAGCCCAGGGCTACAAGATCAAGACCTTCAAGGTCACGAAGAACGACTGCTACGAGATCTACGGCTTCGACAAGGACGGCAAGAAGGTCGAGATCTACTTCGATCCCGCGACCGGCGCCGAACTCGAACGCAAGTAA